From Streptomyces qinzhouensis, one genomic window encodes:
- a CDS encoding 3-hydroxyacyl-CoA dehydrogenase family protein, which translates to MSKEAQQPQDSGGYGTNPPAPAVVGVIGGGRMGAGIAQSFAAAGSAVTVAEGNTAAAAAALERIAVGLRRAAERGKLSEPVERVLGRVTVVASVDALPPAADLIVEAVPEDAALKARLLAAAEGSVGPRTVLATNTSSLSVTELASALVRPGRFVGMHFFNPVPASELIEIVVAPETLPATVRAALEWTHALGKKDVVVRDSPGFASSRLGVALGLEAIRMVEEGVAEPEAIDDAMRLGYKHPMGPLRLTDLVGLDVRLAIAEHLHATLGERFAPPRLLRDKVARGELGRKSGQGFYPWP; encoded by the coding sequence ATGAGTAAGGAGGCACAACAGCCGCAGGACAGCGGCGGGTACGGGACGAATCCGCCCGCACCCGCGGTCGTCGGGGTGATCGGCGGCGGCCGGATGGGCGCCGGTATCGCGCAGTCGTTCGCCGCGGCCGGTTCGGCGGTCACCGTCGCCGAGGGGAACACGGCGGCCGCGGCGGCCGCGCTGGAGCGGATCGCCGTCGGGCTGCGAAGGGCGGCCGAACGGGGCAAGCTCAGCGAGCCGGTCGAGCGGGTGCTCGGGCGGGTCACCGTCGTGGCATCGGTCGACGCACTGCCGCCGGCGGCAGATCTGATCGTGGAAGCCGTCCCCGAGGACGCGGCGCTGAAGGCACGGCTACTGGCCGCGGCCGAGGGATCGGTGGGCCCGCGGACCGTACTGGCCACCAACACCAGTTCGCTGTCCGTCACGGAACTGGCATCGGCCCTGGTCCGCCCCGGGCGCTTCGTCGGCATGCACTTCTTCAACCCGGTCCCGGCCTCGGAGCTGATCGAGATCGTGGTGGCGCCGGAGACCCTGCCCGCGACCGTGCGGGCGGCGCTGGAGTGGACCCACGCGCTCGGCAAGAAGGACGTGGTCGTCCGGGACTCCCCCGGGTTCGCCAGCAGCCGCCTCGGCGTGGCGCTGGGCCTGGAGGCGATCCGGATGGTGGAGGAGGGGGTGGCCGAACCGGAGGCCATCGACGACGCCATGAGGCTGGGTTACAAGCATCCGATGGGGCCGCTGCGCCTGACCGACCTGGTCGGGCTCGATGTGCGGCTGGCCATCGCCGAGCATCTGCACGCGACGCTGGGCGAGCGTTTCGCGCCCCCGCGGCTGCTGCGCGACAAGGTCGCCCGCGGCGAACTGGGCCGAAAGAGCGGACAGGGTTTCTATCCCTGGCCGTGA
- a CDS encoding thiolase family protein produces MSEDVFLIDGTRTPQGRYGGALASVRPDDLAALVVGEAVRRAGVPGEAVDEVILGAANQSGEDNRDVARMAVLLAGLPHTVPGYTVNRLCASGLTAVASAAQTIRSGEAGIVVAGGVESMTRAPWVMSKPGTPWAKPGEVHDTSLGWRFTNPRFASADRAVPAGAGQETVRVTLSMGETAEEVAALDGITRADSDAFALRSHRRAVSALDAGHFDREIVPVPVRDGEVSRDEGPRPGTTLEQLGKLRTIFREDGIVTAGSASPLSDGASALVVASGAAVRRYGLTPRARIVTSASAGVPPQLMGLGPVPATEKALARAGRAAGDLEAVELNEAFAAQALAVIRRLGLDEAKVNADGGAIALGHPLGSSGSRILLTLVGRLEREDARLGLATLCVGVGQGVAMLVERV; encoded by the coding sequence ATGTCTGAGGACGTCTTTCTGATCGACGGCACCCGCACCCCCCAGGGCCGCTACGGCGGCGCACTGGCCTCGGTACGCCCCGACGACCTCGCGGCCCTCGTGGTCGGCGAGGCCGTCCGCCGTGCCGGGGTGCCGGGAGAGGCGGTGGACGAGGTGATCCTCGGCGCGGCCAACCAGTCCGGTGAGGACAACCGGGACGTGGCCCGGATGGCGGTGCTGCTCGCCGGGCTTCCGCATACGGTGCCCGGCTACACGGTCAACCGGCTCTGCGCTTCGGGCCTGACCGCCGTGGCCTCGGCGGCCCAGACGATCCGGTCCGGCGAGGCCGGGATCGTCGTGGCGGGCGGGGTGGAGTCGATGACCCGGGCGCCCTGGGTGATGTCCAAGCCCGGTACCCCCTGGGCCAAACCGGGCGAGGTCCACGACACCTCGCTGGGCTGGCGCTTCACCAACCCCCGCTTCGCCTCGGCCGACCGGGCGGTGCCCGCCGGGGCCGGTCAGGAGACGGTGAGGGTCACCCTGTCGATGGGCGAGACCGCCGAGGAGGTCGCCGCGCTCGACGGCATCACCCGCGCCGACTCCGATGCCTTCGCCCTCCGCAGCCATCGGCGGGCCGTCTCCGCCCTGGACGCCGGGCACTTCGACCGTGAGATCGTGCCGGTACCGGTGCGGGACGGCGAGGTCAGCCGCGACGAGGGCCCCCGTCCGGGCACCACCCTGGAGCAACTGGGGAAGCTGCGGACCATCTTCCGCGAGGACGGAATCGTCACCGCCGGCTCCGCCTCGCCCCTCTCCGACGGGGCCTCGGCGCTGGTGGTCGCGAGCGGTGCGGCCGTACGCCGGTACGGACTCACCCCCAGAGCCCGGATCGTCACCTCGGCATCCGCCGGGGTCCCGCCCCAGCTCATGGGCCTCGGTCCGGTGCCGGCCACCGAGAAGGCGCTCGCCCGGGCCGGGCGAGCGGCCGGGGACCTGGAAGCCGTCGAGCTGAACGAGGCGTTCGCCGCCCAGGCACTGGCCGTCATCCGGCGGCTCGGGCTGGACGAGGCGAAGGTCAACGCCGACGGCGGCGCCATCGCGCTGGGACATCCGCTCGGCTCCTCCGGCTCCCGCATCCTGCTCACCCTCGTCGGCCGGCTGGAGCGCGAGGACGCCCGGCTCGGTCTGGCCACGCTCTGCGTGGGTGTGGGCCAGGGCGTCGCGATGCTGGTGGAGCGGGTATGA
- the paaK gene encoding phenylacetate--CoA ligase PaaK, whose product MTSESTAAVTPAGNPAPGNPASEGTRSGGRRGEAIPPGLLDDGERLTRDQLRELQLDRLRATLHHAYENVELYRRKFQDAGVRPDDCRSLADLSRFPFTTKADLRDTYPFGMFAVPMADVRRIHASSGTTGRPTVVGYTDNDLSMWADLIARSIRAAGGRPGHKVHISYGYGLFTGGLGAHYGAERAGCTVIPASGGMTARQVQIIQDFRPEIIMITPSYMLTLLDEFEKQGIDPRTSSLKVGIFGAEPWTEEMRREIEERAGIHAVDIYGLSEVIGPGVAQECVETKDGLHVWEDQFFPEVVDPLADTVLPDGEEGELVFTSLTKEALPVIRYRTRDLTRLLPGTARPAFRRIEKITGRCDDMIILRGVNVFPSQLEEIVLRTAGVAPHFRIELTRKGRMDHMTVLVEARPQAGPEQREAAARTIAQAVKDGVGITVEVRIVAPETLERSLGKIRRVKDLRRP is encoded by the coding sequence ATGACCAGCGAATCGACGGCCGCGGTGACCCCGGCCGGGAACCCGGCGCCCGGGAATCCGGCGTCCGAGGGCACCCGATCGGGTGGCCGCCGGGGAGAGGCGATTCCTCCCGGTCTGCTGGACGACGGCGAACGCCTCACCCGCGACCAGCTCCGAGAGCTCCAGCTCGACCGGCTGCGGGCCACCCTCCACCACGCCTACGAGAACGTGGAGCTGTACCGCCGCAAGTTCCAGGACGCCGGGGTCCGGCCGGACGACTGCCGTTCGCTCGCGGATCTGTCCCGGTTCCCCTTCACCACCAAGGCCGATCTGCGGGACACCTATCCGTTCGGCATGTTCGCGGTGCCCATGGCGGACGTACGGCGTATCCACGCCTCCAGCGGCACCACCGGGCGCCCCACCGTCGTGGGCTACACGGACAACGACCTCTCCATGTGGGCGGATCTGATCGCCCGCTCCATCCGGGCGGCCGGCGGCCGCCCCGGCCACAAGGTGCACATCTCCTACGGCTACGGCCTGTTCACCGGTGGCCTGGGCGCGCACTACGGCGCCGAGCGGGCCGGCTGCACCGTGATCCCGGCCTCCGGCGGCATGACCGCACGCCAGGTGCAGATCATCCAGGACTTCCGCCCCGAGATCATCATGATCACCCCGTCGTACATGCTCACCCTGCTCGACGAGTTCGAGAAGCAGGGAATCGACCCGCGCACCAGCTCCCTGAAGGTCGGTATCTTCGGCGCGGAACCGTGGACCGAGGAGATGCGCCGGGAGATCGAGGAGCGGGCCGGTATCCACGCCGTCGACATCTACGGTCTCTCCGAGGTGATCGGCCCCGGCGTCGCGCAGGAGTGCGTCGAGACCAAGGACGGGCTGCACGTCTGGGAGGACCAGTTCTTCCCCGAGGTCGTCGACCCGCTCGCGGACACCGTTCTCCCGGACGGCGAGGAGGGCGAACTCGTCTTCACCTCGCTCACCAAGGAGGCGCTGCCGGTCATCCGCTACCGCACCCGCGATCTGACCCGACTGCTGCCCGGCACCGCCAGGCCCGCCTTCCGCCGGATCGAGAAGATCACCGGCCGGTGCGACGACATGATCATCCTGCGCGGGGTGAACGTCTTCCCCAGCCAGCTCGAAGAGATCGTTCTGCGCACCGCCGGTGTCGCCCCGCACTTCCGGATCGAGCTGACCCGCAAGGGCCGGATGGACCATATGACCGTCCTCGTCGAGGCCAGGCCCCAGGCCGGCCCCGAGCAGCGGGAGGCGGCCGCCCGGACCATCGCCCAGGCCGTCAAGGACGGCGTGGGCATCACCGTCGAGGTGCGGATCGTCGCCCCCGAGACCCTGGAACGCTCACTCGGCAAGATCCGCCGGGTCAAGGACCTCCGCCGGCCGTGA
- a CDS encoding helix-turn-helix domain-containing protein — protein MAGTDIHEHSERFQTLVSDAFAPLRVRPDETATTDSPVPTLGSAKPGQVLITRITGGPCTVQRTPSLIGSGDRELVKVALYGRGRAGVEQDGRQCLPAAGDLVLYETVRPYQLRFWDPFDLVVLGIPRALLGPHTDPLASRTASAVPTGTGGRRLAAALLRDAAGDLDSCAGSGGPHLADALVSMVLTALAEQPVDLRPADDLGERILTYCLGRLGDPRLSPESVARAHHVSVRYLHKVLQRRGVTLASWIKVRRLERIRRDLADPALADRSASAIAAGWGFLDATHLSRALRAEYGQSAAEIRRAAGRAPATARGTEES, from the coding sequence ATGGCGGGTACGGACATCCATGAGCACAGCGAACGTTTCCAGACGCTGGTCTCCGACGCGTTCGCACCCCTGCGCGTCCGCCCCGACGAGACGGCCACCACCGACAGTCCCGTACCCACGCTCGGCAGCGCGAAGCCGGGGCAGGTCCTGATCACCCGGATCACCGGCGGCCCGTGCACGGTGCAGCGCACCCCGTCACTCATCGGCTCGGGCGACCGGGAGCTGGTGAAGGTCGCGCTGTACGGGCGGGGGCGCGCGGGCGTCGAGCAGGACGGCCGCCAGTGTCTGCCGGCAGCGGGCGACCTGGTGCTGTACGAGACCGTCCGCCCGTACCAACTGCGTTTCTGGGACCCCTTCGACCTTGTCGTCCTCGGCATCCCGCGCGCGCTGCTGGGCCCGCACACCGATCCGCTCGCCTCCCGCACCGCATCGGCGGTGCCGACCGGCACCGGCGGCAGACGGCTCGCCGCCGCGCTGCTCCGGGACGCCGCCGGCGATCTCGACTCCTGCGCCGGCAGCGGCGGCCCGCATCTGGCCGATGCGCTCGTCTCCATGGTCCTGACGGCACTGGCCGAACAGCCGGTGGACCTCCGTCCCGCCGATGACCTCGGCGAACGCATCCTCACCTACTGCCTGGGCCGCCTCGGCGACCCCCGACTCTCCCCGGAGTCCGTGGCCCGTGCCCACCATGTGTCGGTGCGCTATCTCCACAAGGTCCTCCAGCGGCGCGGGGTGACGCTCGCCTCCTGGATCAAGGTCCGCCGGCTGGAGCGGATCCGCCGCGATCTGGCCGACCCCGCCCTCGCGGACCGCAGCGCCTCCGCCATCGCCGCGGGCTGGGGCTTCCTCGACGCCACGCACCTCAGCCGCGCCCTGCGCGCGGAGTACGGGCAGAGCGCGGCTGAGATCCGCAGGGCGGCGGGCCGGGCGCCGGCCACCGCACGCGGTACCGAGGAGAGCTGA
- a CDS encoding acyl-CoA dehydrogenase family protein — translation MAIDFSLTPEQLQLREEARDFAHRVLTEVGPATRHLNCPEDRWQATRPLYEQVIADGWLRRILPAPLGGDSRGMVDFALVAEEFIAVDANVSLTLFAVTLGLTPLMAAGSPEQLREHFGRFLEPSGAPLAAFAFSEPGGSANYDAPAPAEGVRTTAVLDEERGEWVVNGAKKWVSSAGGWDGTGPDLLAVVCRTDPDAPPDRSLSVLLVPGPVPGLTLDTSLDLLGHRAHQTPTITLRDVRVPRRNVLGAPGAGRQIVAGSFIPTAALVGVFALAKMRAAFEFALGFAKRERRAGAVPIIDHQAVGYALADAKSAMEAVRSLSWRACHALDAGSPAAAELALHAKVFGSETAVRVITDLMRVVGMDSYSHENPLAGILQDALVYPLFDGGNLGVRRRQLHAMLADPAYDPAATCLGTAP, via the coding sequence ATGGCCATCGACTTCAGCCTCACCCCCGAGCAGCTACAGCTCCGCGAGGAGGCCCGGGACTTCGCCCACCGGGTCCTCACCGAGGTCGGCCCCGCCACCCGGCACCTCAACTGTCCCGAGGACCGCTGGCAGGCGACGCGGCCCCTCTACGAACAGGTCATCGCCGATGGCTGGCTGCGCCGTATCCTGCCGGCACCGCTCGGCGGCGACAGCCGGGGCATGGTCGACTTCGCGCTGGTCGCGGAGGAGTTCATCGCCGTCGACGCGAATGTCTCCCTGACCCTGTTCGCGGTCACTCTCGGCCTCACCCCCCTGATGGCGGCCGGGAGCCCCGAGCAGCTGCGCGAGCACTTCGGCCGGTTCCTCGAGCCGTCGGGCGCCCCGCTCGCGGCCTTCGCGTTCAGCGAGCCTGGCGGCAGCGCCAACTACGACGCCCCGGCCCCCGCCGAAGGCGTCCGTACCACCGCGGTTCTCGACGAGGAACGCGGTGAATGGGTCGTCAACGGTGCGAAGAAATGGGTGTCGAGCGCCGGTGGCTGGGACGGTACGGGCCCGGACCTGCTGGCCGTGGTCTGCCGTACGGACCCGGACGCGCCCCCGGACCGGTCGCTGTCCGTCCTCCTGGTGCCCGGCCCCGTCCCTGGTCTCACCCTCGACACCAGCCTCGATCTCCTCGGCCACCGGGCCCATCAGACGCCCACCATCACCCTGCGGGATGTGCGCGTACCGCGGCGCAATGTCCTCGGCGCCCCGGGCGCCGGGCGGCAGATCGTCGCCGGCAGTTTCATCCCGACGGCCGCGCTGGTGGGGGTGTTCGCGCTGGCCAAGATGCGGGCGGCGTTCGAGTTCGCGCTCGGTTTCGCCAAACGGGAGCGGCGGGCGGGAGCGGTGCCGATCATCGACCATCAGGCGGTCGGCTACGCCCTCGCGGACGCCAAGTCGGCCATGGAGGCGGTGCGCTCGCTGTCCTGGCGGGCTTGCCACGCCCTCGACGCCGGGAGCCCGGCGGCGGCCGAGCTCGCCCTGCATGCCAAGGTCTTCGGTTCCGAGACGGCGGTACGCGTCATCACCGATCTGATGCGCGTCGTCGGCATGGACAGCTACAGCCATGAGAACCCGCTCGCCGGGATCCTCCAGGACGCCCTGGTCTACCCGCTGTTCGACGGGGGCAATCTCGGAGTCCGCCGGCGCCAGTTGCACGCGATGCTGGCCGATCCGGCCTACGACCCGGCGGCCACCTGTCTCGGAACCGCGCCCTGA
- a CDS encoding aldehyde dehydrogenase family protein translates to MRTDMLIDGEWTTGSGTTFPTLNPATGEVIAEVPEATETDVDTAVRAAAAAFTSPAWGGLLPAARARLLLRVADLLEEHADEMARLETLDQGQPLQVSAGFSVPNAVEHFRYYAGWVTKITGVTAPLSIPDVDYRSVREPLGVCGLITPWNFPLMILVWKLAPALATGNTVVIKPAEQTPLSALRLAELIEEAGVPAGVVNVVTGGPETGRALVRHPLVKKISFTGSTGTGREIGAECGRTLKKVSLELGGKAPSVIAADADIDAAVQGNLLGGLLNSGQVCAAYTRFYVDAGRHDEFAEKLAGAAGSLRLGDGLHPETHLGPLVSAEQVAQTTRYVGLGRREGAELLTGGNRPDGELASGFFFEPTVFAGVRQDMRIAREEIFGPVLAVLPYEDPEELAGLANDSAYGLAAAIWSRDIGTANRLAREIKAGTVWINMMQGLDAAAAWGGMKSSGLGREMGWAAIEAYTEIKSIWTSHN, encoded by the coding sequence ATGCGCACCGACATGCTCATAGACGGCGAGTGGACCACCGGAAGCGGTACCACCTTCCCCACCCTGAACCCGGCGACCGGTGAGGTCATCGCCGAGGTTCCCGAGGCCACCGAGACCGATGTGGACACGGCGGTACGGGCGGCTGCCGCCGCATTCACCTCCCCCGCATGGGGTGGGCTGCTGCCCGCCGCCCGGGCGAGGCTGCTGCTGCGGGTCGCGGACCTGCTGGAGGAGCACGCCGATGAGATGGCCCGGCTGGAGACCCTGGACCAGGGGCAGCCGCTCCAGGTGAGCGCCGGGTTCTCGGTGCCCAATGCCGTCGAGCACTTCCGCTACTACGCGGGCTGGGTCACCAAGATCACCGGCGTGACCGCGCCGCTGTCGATCCCGGACGTCGACTACCGGTCGGTCAGGGAGCCTCTCGGCGTCTGCGGGCTGATCACCCCCTGGAACTTTCCGCTGATGATCCTGGTGTGGAAGCTCGCACCGGCGCTCGCCACCGGCAACACCGTGGTGATCAAGCCTGCCGAGCAGACGCCCCTGTCCGCGCTGCGGCTGGCCGAGCTGATCGAGGAGGCCGGGGTACCCGCCGGGGTGGTCAATGTCGTCACCGGCGGCCCGGAGACCGGCCGTGCGCTGGTCCGCCACCCCCTGGTCAAGAAGATCTCCTTCACCGGGTCCACCGGCACGGGCCGGGAGATCGGGGCGGAGTGCGGCCGGACGTTGAAGAAGGTCTCGCTGGAGCTGGGCGGGAAGGCCCCGAGCGTCATTGCGGCCGATGCCGATATCGACGCGGCCGTCCAGGGCAATCTGCTGGGCGGGCTGCTCAACTCCGGCCAGGTGTGCGCCGCGTACACCCGCTTCTATGTCGACGCCGGGCGGCACGACGAGTTCGCGGAGAAGCTGGCGGGCGCGGCGGGTTCGCTCCGGCTCGGCGACGGGCTCCACCCCGAGACCCACCTGGGACCGCTGGTCTCCGCCGAGCAGGTCGCCCAGACCACCCGATATGTCGGCCTCGGCCGCCGGGAGGGCGCCGAGCTGCTGACCGGGGGCAACCGCCCCGACGGCGAACTGGCCTCGGGCTTCTTCTTCGAGCCGACCGTCTTCGCCGGAGTCCGGCAGGACATGCGGATAGCCCGGGAGGAGATCTTCGGCCCGGTGCTCGCCGTCCTGCCGTACGAGGATCCGGAGGAGCTGGCCGGACTCGCCAATGACTCCGCGTACGGGCTGGCCGCCGCGATCTGGTCCCGGGACATCGGCACCGCCAACCGGCTGGCCCGGGAGATCAAGGCCGGCACGGTCTGGATCAACATGATGCAGGGCCTGGACGCGGCGGCCGCCTGGGGCGGGATGAAGTCCTCCGGACTGGGCCGTGAGATGGGCTGGGCGGCCATCGAGGCGTACACCGAGATCAAGAGCATCTGGACCAGCCACAACTGA
- a CDS encoding low temperature requirement protein A, protein MSDATRPGPVSQGQGQGQEQRANWFELFFDLVFVATLYVMAHELRGDPSPADFGAFLILFFPAWWGWVNLMMTVNVFGPANPRALAMLVAAVPGFGLMAAASPEGLGDRAWAYALGAAWVRLVHLPLWWGRTHRGEALLPWWQPLLYGLLPAALWAASAAVPGAGRFVLWAVAVGLEILLLTAGGGLSGAFGAMSAGHLVERVGLFVVIALGESVLTTVTTLADSFTPASGTAALAGFATITVLAGDYYLRGSPGAARVLDLAERTRAAGAIRDSVMYLPFLLLSGIAVLAAALGTAVTEPLHTLPPGALWALCGGLLAFHTANAALSLRFGDRPRALLSWYPLCPVLDFGVLYPAGLVLPAWATVAVAALLIGGHLWLTSRPRRQRRH, encoded by the coding sequence GTGAGCGACGCAACCCGGCCGGGTCCGGTCTCGCAGGGGCAGGGGCAGGGGCAGGAGCAGCGGGCCAACTGGTTCGAGCTCTTCTTCGACCTCGTCTTCGTGGCCACCCTCTATGTGATGGCCCATGAACTCCGGGGCGACCCGTCTCCGGCCGACTTCGGCGCGTTCCTCATCCTGTTCTTCCCGGCCTGGTGGGGCTGGGTGAACCTGATGATGACCGTCAATGTCTTCGGCCCGGCCAACCCCCGTGCCCTGGCCATGCTGGTGGCCGCCGTGCCGGGGTTCGGCCTGATGGCCGCGGCCTCGCCCGAAGGGCTGGGCGACCGGGCGTGGGCCTATGCCCTCGGCGCGGCCTGGGTACGGCTGGTCCACCTGCCGCTGTGGTGGGGCCGGACCCACCGCGGCGAGGCCCTGCTGCCCTGGTGGCAACCCCTGCTCTACGGTCTGCTGCCCGCCGCGCTGTGGGCCGCCTCCGCCGCGGTGCCCGGCGCGGGCCGGTTCGTCCTGTGGGCGGTGGCCGTCGGACTGGAGATCCTTCTGCTCACCGCGGGAGGGGGGCTCTCCGGGGCCTTCGGCGCGATGTCCGCGGGCCACCTCGTCGAACGGGTCGGGCTCTTCGTGGTCATCGCCCTCGGCGAGAGCGTCCTCACCACCGTGACCACCCTCGCCGACAGCTTCACCCCCGCCTCCGGTACCGCCGCCCTGGCCGGATTCGCCACCATCACCGTCCTCGCCGGTGACTACTACCTCCGGGGTTCCCCCGGCGCGGCCCGCGTCCTGGACCTGGCCGAGCGGACCCGAGCGGCCGGCGCGATCCGCGACAGCGTCATGTATCTGCCCTTTCTCCTCCTCTCCGGTATCGCCGTGCTCGCCGCCGCCCTCGGCACCGCCGTCACGGAACCGCTGCACACCCTGCCGCCGGGCGCCCTCTGGGCCCTGTGCGGCGGCCTCCTCGCGTTCCATACCGCGAACGCCGCCCTGTCGCTGCGCTTCGGGGACCGCCCCCGCGCCCTGCTGTCCTGGTATCCGCTCTGCCCGGTCCTCGACTTCGGCGTGCTGTACCCCGCCGGGCTGGTCCTGCCCGCCTGGGCGACGGTGGCCGTCGCCGCTCTGCTCATCGGCGGCCACCTGTGGCTCACCTCCCGCCCCCGGCGGCAACGGCGCCACTGA
- a CDS encoding GNAT family N-acetyltransferase, with product MLIREATPEDWPAIWPFFHRIVAAGETFTYPPDLDEEQGRDWWLLAAPNRTVVAVGEAGTVLGTAKMNNNHMGNGSHIASASYMVDPAHSGRGVGRALCEYTVDWARAAGFRAMQFNAVVATNAPAVHLYRSLGFEVLGTLPEGFRHPVEGYVGLHIMHRTL from the coding sequence ATGCTGATCAGGGAAGCCACTCCGGAGGACTGGCCCGCCATCTGGCCCTTCTTCCACCGGATCGTCGCCGCGGGCGAGACCTTCACCTATCCGCCGGACCTCGACGAGGAACAAGGCCGCGACTGGTGGCTCCTGGCGGCCCCGAACCGTACGGTCGTCGCCGTCGGTGAGGCCGGAACGGTCCTGGGCACGGCGAAGATGAACAACAACCACATGGGCAACGGCTCGCATATCGCGAGCGCCAGCTACATGGTCGACCCGGCGCACTCCGGGCGGGGTGTGGGCCGCGCGCTGTGCGAGTACACGGTGGACTGGGCGCGCGCGGCCGGTTTCCGGGCGATGCAGTTCAACGCCGTCGTCGCGACGAACGCACCCGCGGTACATCTCTACCGGTCCCTGGGGTTCGAGGTGCTGGGCACCCTGCCGGAGGGCTTCCGGCACCCCGTCGAAGGCTATGTGGGGCTGCACATCATGCACCGCACCCTCTGA
- a CDS encoding bifunctional 2-methylcitrate synthase/citrate synthase — protein sequence MSSPPPVIHRGLAGVVVDTTEISTVLQETNSLTYRGYPVQELAARRSFEEVAHLLWYGELPDADQLRDFQARERALRPLDRTTSELFARLPATCHPMDVLRTAVSFLGAEDPTEDDGSLTANRAKSMTLLAKLPTLVAADQRRRRGLGPIPPDPGLGYAENFFHMCFGTVPDPDAVRCFEISLTLYAEHSFNASTFTARVVTSTLSDLYSAVTAAIGALKGPLHGGANEAVMHMLDEIDDPERAEDWLDEALAAQRKIMGFGHRVYKNGDSRVPIMQNALDLLVARAADPETTRRATLHAALRHAVLKRKGIHPNLDYPAGLAYRLMGFDTPTFTPIFVMSRITGWTAHISEQLAHNTLIRPLASYAGPGQRAVPAAVG from the coding sequence ATGTCCAGCCCACCCCCCGTGATCCACCGTGGTCTCGCCGGTGTCGTCGTCGACACCACCGAGATCTCCACGGTCCTCCAGGAGACGAACTCCCTCACCTATCGCGGCTATCCCGTGCAGGAACTCGCCGCTCGCCGTTCCTTCGAGGAGGTGGCCCACCTCCTGTGGTACGGCGAGCTGCCCGACGCCGACCAACTCCGCGATTTCCAGGCCCGGGAACGGGCCCTGCGGCCGCTGGACCGCACCACGTCGGAGCTGTTCGCCCGGCTCCCCGCCACCTGCCACCCCATGGACGTGCTGCGCACCGCCGTGAGCTTCCTCGGTGCCGAGGACCCCACGGAGGACGACGGCAGCCTCACCGCCAACCGGGCCAAGTCCATGACGCTGTTGGCGAAGCTGCCCACCCTGGTCGCCGCCGACCAGCGCCGCCGCCGGGGGCTCGGCCCGATCCCCCCGGACCCCGGGCTCGGCTATGCCGAGAACTTCTTCCATATGTGCTTCGGCACCGTTCCCGATCCCGACGCGGTCCGATGTTTCGAGATCTCCCTCACGCTCTACGCGGAGCACAGCTTCAATGCCTCGACGTTCACCGCCCGCGTGGTCACCTCCACGCTCTCCGACCTCTACAGCGCCGTCACCGCCGCGATCGGCGCCCTCAAGGGTCCCTTGCACGGCGGCGCCAACGAGGCCGTGATGCATATGCTGGACGAGATCGACGACCCCGAACGCGCCGAGGACTGGCTGGACGAGGCCCTCGCCGCGCAGCGCAAGATCATGGGGTTCGGCCACCGCGTCTACAAGAACGGCGACTCCCGGGTACCGATCATGCAGAACGCGCTTGACCTGCTGGTCGCCCGCGCCGCCGACCCCGAGACCACCCGCAGGGCCACGCTCCACGCGGCTCTGCGCCATGCCGTGCTCAAGCGCAAGGGCATCCACCCCAATCTCGACTATCCCGCCGGTCTCGCCTACCGCCTGATGGGCTTCGACACGCCGACCTTCACACCGATCTTCGTGATGAGCCGGATCACCGGCTGGACCGCCCATATCAGCGAACAGCTCGCCCACAACACACTGATCCGGCCCCTCGCCTCGTACGCGGGGCCGGGGCAGCGGGCCGTGCCCGCGGCGGTCGGCTGA